From Scomber japonicus isolate fScoJap1 chromosome 22, fScoJap1.pri, whole genome shotgun sequence, one genomic window encodes:
- the otub1b gene encoding ubiquitin thioesterase OTUB1b, whose amino-acid sequence MAEEQQESSQPEVEGVNCLAYDEAIIAQQDRIQQEIANSNPLVSDRQDLAVLQREYAEEDTVYQLKIKDLHKKYSYIRKTRPDGNCFYRAFGFAHLESLLDDSKELQKFKAVAAKSKLDLVNEGFTEFTIEDFHNTFMDLIELCEKQPSLQELLSSFNDQNVSDYVVVYLRLLTSGYLQREYGFFQHFIEGGRSVKEFCQQEVEPMSKESDHIHIIALAQALNVSILVEYMDRGEGGTVNHHVFPEGGDPRIFLLYRPGHYDILYK is encoded by the exons ATggcggaggagcagcaggaatCATCACAGCCAGAGGTGGAGG GAGTGAACTGCCTCGCGTACGACGaggccataatcgcccagcagGACAGAATTCAGCAGGAG ATAGCCAACAGTAACCCTTTAGTGTCGGACAGACAGGACCTGGCGGTGCTGCAGAGGGAGTACGCTGAGGAAGACACAGTTTATCAGCTCAAGATCAAG gaCCTACACAAAAAATACTCGTACATTCGTAAGACGCGACCAGATGGGAACTGTTTCTACAGAGCCTTTGGCTTTGCACATCTTGAGTCCCTGCTAGATGACAGCAAAGAACTACAGAA GTTCAAAGCAGTTGCAGCTAAAAGCAAACTGGACCTGGTTAACGAAGGATTCACTGAGTTTACCATTGaagacttccacaacact TTCATGGACCTGATTGAACTGTGTGAGAAACAGCCAAGCCTGCAGGAGCTGCTGAGCTCCTTCAATGACCAGAATGTGTCAGACTATGTGGTCGTCTACTTGCGGCTGCTCACCTCAGGCTACCTGCAGCGAGAGTACGGCTTCTTTCAGCACTTCATAGAGGGAGGACGCTCTGTCAAGGAGTTCTGTCAGcag gAGGTAGAGCCAATGTCAAAAGAAAGTGACCACATTCACATCATCGCCTTAGCCCAGGCCCTGAACGTATCCATCCTCGTGGAGTACATGGatagaggagaaggaggaacagtcaatcACCACGTCTTCCCGGAAGGCGGTGACCCCCGCATCTTCCTCCTCTATAGACCTGGCCATTATGACATCTTGTACAAATAA
- the alpk1 gene encoding alpha-protein kinase 1, translated as MDSQEVGDLLEACLRAATATRPSTQSTEAERRNYLSCRDSLCAELTSLLQEAMEMKWPFVPEKWQYKQSISANDKTNLSDLISKHLPQLLALLKTSIMAQEEARWALAVVFLVDRFFYWTDESSRLLKITKLLHRHHPDIPVAPQLVIRQARVYLNSGKLQKAEYILSSLIDNKGSTGCWVYHSETDRALVQAVSVQVRGMILQKLGLWLEAAELIWASLVGFYALPKPDKKGIGTSLGILATILVSMNDEDFHAFKTNADTDLSLLGDRSHRLLSAAEAAKMAAVYSQYTSLYVLTHVATQGTCFLSYSFSLECPSTGRQSFLLQARDAFAIGLLTKAEDELITSKQELHTFLKAAYSLAVTHKWLGTPSEVVVEATQTCQKALALFYDYCHADTQDKDSLCAKILHLITQVKLLLRVEPFLNTDKGSFIPDSYRNINDRLVNFTLEDFSKVMQRFQKYHASLCETTNRNCKGGKEEIDGARLCITALGTTIGTLNTDCSTEACKVSKDATKGEEPQQRVSNSTALHPPQKFDLCSTLGSTDNLGSSWQNFSLSSSGSPRASNSGYTGSSAIGRVGNASNLSCLTTDVDEDRPDGMLEFIDGNQKRDLKGCNSGAISHTEPRIATPATSSSNASSDLEKFEVIQAAIETVSSEDDWMSVGVALKPSVAEGAAQSLSKLTLRTSSSSLSNSFSSQSSWEKLSADLNSPTNRKPQARKAGTGQRSKSTESDGSFFLLETVDSATSDSVHNPTHTNHSSKPQPLESLNVNTQNDSVPEKPSTNNSLATPHPNIAQYVPENCDPTETSTESLFEILEVNPSGQPFNEVTCTEKGNVPQRKNPLCYSCRNHGTVDGVAPEREYFLSQRDYYSLLAGVCHECLLKRLHSEKMQFKLKKHRMAYSALHLKFSKATGLWSARETCVYIGEPMGLQGKQRAAIWVLFLHQEERLSSYVGKDYLKPKQIQFHLKDVERQMTAQYYVTEFNKSLYDKEVMAQIFFIPSEALLILNGNEVVGCVTVEPYMLGDFVKLTNNTGKKNKSFQATEYGLAFGHFTYLFSDCQEVVVDLQGWVTANGKGLTYLTDPQLHSTKIPRGPSNFADRGIRYFLEEQHGPECNGICQLLKLPPVVKQPQGLPEKKLLC; from the exons ATGGACAGCCAGGAGGTGGGGGATTTACTGGAGGCATGCCTCAGAGCTGCAACAGCAACTCGACCCTCCACACAGTccacagaggcagagaggcGGAACTACCTCAGCTGCAGAG ACTCGCTGTGTGCAGAGCTGACCTCTCTCCTGCAGGAGGCCATGGAGATGAAATGGCCCTTCGTGCCTGAGAAATGGCAGTACAAGCAGTCAATCAGTGCCAATGACAAAACCAACCTTAGCGACCTCATCAGCAAGCACCTACCTCAGCTACTG GCTCTTCTGAAGACATCCATCATGGCTCAGGAGGAGGCACGTTGGGCACTGGCGGTGGTCTTCTTAGTGGACCGATTCTTCTACTGGACAGACGAGTCCAGTCGTCTGCTGAAGATCACCAAGCTGCTCCACAGACACCACCCTGACATCCCTGTGGCCCCTCAGCTGGTTATAAGACAGGCCAGGGTCTACCTTAACTCTG GCAAATTGCAGAAGGCAGAATACATACTGAGCAGTCTGATTGACAATAAGGGGTCCACAG GTTGTTGGGTGTACCACTCTGAGACTGACAGGGCTCTTGTGCAGGCTGTTAGTGTTCAAGTGCGTGGAATGATTTTGCAAAAGCTAG GCCTGTGGCTGGAGGCTGCAGAGCTAATCTGGGCTTCTCTGGTTGGTTTCTATGCACTGCCTAAACCTGATAAAAAG GGCATTGGAACTTCCCTTGGCATACTGGCCACCATATTAGTGTCTATGAATGATGAAGACTTCCATGCTTTCAAGACTAATGCAGATACAGATTTG TCTTTACTTGGGGACAGGAGTCATCGTCTTCTTTCAGCAGCCGAGGCAGCTAAAATGGCAGCAGTGTACAGCCAGTACACTTCACTCTATGTGTTGACCCATGTG GCAACTCAAGGGACCTGCTTTTTATCATACAGTTTCTCCTTGGAGTGCCCTTCCACTGGAAGGCAGTCGTTCCTCCTGCAGGCCAGAGATGCATTTGCAATCGGCCTACTCACCAAAGCAGAGGACGAGCTGATCACCAGCAAGCAGGAGCTTCACACCTTCCTCAAGGCTGCATATTCCCTCGCTGTCACTCACAAATGGCTTGGCACTCCTTCAGAGGTTGTGGTAGAGGCAACACAAACTTGCCAAAAAGCTTTAGCGCTTTTTTACGATTACTGCCATGCAGATACCCAAGACAAAGATAGTCTTTGTGCTAAAATCCTGCATCTGATTACTCAAGTCAAGCTTCTGTTGCGAGTGGAGCCATTCCTTAATACAGACAAAGGATCTTTTATCCCTGACAGCTACAGAAACATCAATGACAGATTGGTCAATTTCACTTTAGAAGATTTCTCAAAGGTGATGCAAAGATTTCAGAAGTATCATGCATCACTGTGTGAGACCACCAACAGAAACTGTAAGGGGGGTAAAGAGGAAATAGATGGAGCAAGGCTATGTATAACTGCACTGGGAACGACCATTGGTACACTTAACACGGACTGCAGCACTGAAGCCTGCAAAGTGTCAAAGGATGCAACCAAAGGAGAGGAGCCACAACAGAGAGTTTCAAATTCAACTGCCTTGCATCCACCGCAGAAGTTTGACCTGTGTAGCACACTAGGAAGCACAGATAACCTTGGTTCTTCATGGCAGAACTTCTCCTTGAGTAGTTCTGGATCTCCTCGGGCCAGCAACAGTGGCTATACAGGGAGCAGTGCCATTGGACGTGTAGGGAATGCGAGCAATCTGAGCTGTCTGACCACTGACGTTGATGAAGATAGGCCAGACGGCATGCTAGAATTTATTGATGGAAACCAGAAACGAGATTTAAAAGGTTGTAACTCTGGTGCCATTTCCCATACAGAACCAAGAATTGCAACACCTGCCACTTCCTCCTCTAATGCAAGCAGTGATTTAGAAAAGTTTGAAGTGATACAAGCTGCAATAGAGACAGTGAGTAGTGAGGATGATTGGATGAGTGTTGGTGTGGCACTGAAACCATCAGTAGCAGAAGGAGCAGCGCAATCCTTATCCAAACTTACACTCAGAACATCCTCCAGCTCTCTCAGTAACAGTTTTAGTTCACAGTCATCGTGGGAGAAACTCTCAGCTGACTTAAACTCCCCCACAAACAGAAAACCTCAGGCAAGAAAAGCAGGAACTGGCCAAAGGAGCAAGTCAACAGAGTCTGATGGGAGCTTCTTTCTCTTGGAAACAGTTGATTCTGCAACCAGTGATTCAGTTCATAATCCCACGCATACAAACCACTCGTCCAAGCCTCAACCTTTAGAGAGCCTTAACGTGAACACTCAGAATGACTCTGTTCCTGAAAAACCTTCCACCAACAACTCTTTAGCAACCCCGCACCCAAACATTGCTCAATATGTCCCAGAAAACTGTGACCCCACTGAAACTTCAACTGAAAGTTTGTTCGAAATACTGGAGGTGAATCCAAGTGGACAACCATTCAATGAAGTCACTTGTACAGAAAAAGGGAATGTCCCTCAGAGGAAGAACCCTTTGTGCTACAGCTGCCGTAACCATGGCACTGTAGATGGTGTTGCTCCTGAGAGAGAGTATTTCTTGTCACAGCGGGATTACTACAGCCTTTTAGCTGGAGTTTGCCATGAATGTCTGCTGAAGAGATTGCACAGTGAGAAGATGCAGTTCAAACTCAAGAAACACAGAATGGCCTACA GTGCTCTTCATTTAAAGTTCTCCAAAGCCACAGGCCTGTGGTCAGCCAGGGAGACCTGCGTTTACATCGGAGAGCCGATGGGGCTGCAGGGCAAGCAGAGGGCTGCCATATGGGTGCTGTTTTTACACCAGGAGGAGAGGTTAAGCAG TTATGTGGGTAAAGATTACTTGAAGCCAAAGCAGATCCAGTTTCACCTGAAAGATGTGGAGAGACAGATGACAGCCCAGTACTACGTGACTGAATTCAATAAGAGCCTCTATGACAAGGAAGTGATGGCTCAGATCTTCTTCATCCCCTCTGAAGCTCTATTG ATTTTGAATGGAAATGAGGTAGTGGGCTGTGTGACTGTTGAACCCTACATGCTTGGAGATTTTGTCAAATTGACCAACAACACTGGAAAGAAGAACAAGAGTTTCCAGGCTACAGAATACGGCCTTGCCTTTGGACACTTCACCTACTTGTTCTCTGATTGCCAGGAAGTCGTTGTAGATCTGCAAG gGTGGGTGACAGCCAATGGCAAAGGGCTGACCTACCTCACTGATCCCCAGCTGCACTCCACCAAGATCCCCAGAGGTCCCTCCAACTTTGCTGACAGGGGCATCAGGTACTTCCTTGAGGAGCAACATGGACCGGAGTGCAATGGCATTTGCCAGCTGCTTAAACTACCTCCAGTGGTCAAACAGCCACAAGGTCTTCCTGAGAAAAAGTTGCTGTGTTGA
- the cskmt gene encoding citrate synthase-lysine N-methyltransferase CSKMT, mitochondrial — protein sequence MLLFSKSLTMTGRRIAAACVRHQSSLTTELIENMDKKATWDRFYTENNSRTSTFKNFEWFFGFDSVRDFILPLLQAESNPDALLRVLDMGCGTSALGPCIYRHSPLPVRVTCADISPVAVRLMQEHVRAKAIHPQNCSSQLEFVELDCTQLHKHYGSCSMDLIVDKGTTDALLRSKEGRGKANQVLKQCLKVLRSSGSLLQFSDEDPDARLLWLETEAQEQGVMAADVGVQEVGELRGVCYYCYQVTPRRVEQQ from the exons ATGCTGCTGTTTTCAAAGTCGTTAACAATGACAGGCAGGAGAATAGCTGCAGCATGTGTGCGGCATCAGTCCTCTCTGACAA CTGAACTGATTGAAAACATGGACAAGAAAGCAACCTGGGACCGCTTCTACACTGAGAACAACAGCAGGACAAGCACCTTCAAGAACTTTGAGTGGTTCTTTGGCTTTGACTCTGTCCGAGACTTCATTTTGCCCCTTTTACAGGCCGAGTCCAACCCAGATGCTCTGCTCCGAGTCCTGGACATGGGTTGTGGCACTTCTGCCTTGGGGCCCTGTATTTACAGACACTCCCCTCTTCCTGTAAGGGTCACATGTGCTGACATTTCCCCCGTAGCTGTGCGTCTGATGCAGGAACACGTCCGAGCCAAAGCCATCCATCCTCAAAATTGTTCTTCACAGCTGGAGTTTGTAGAGCTGGACTGCACACAGCTGCACAAGCACTACGGTTCCTGCAGCATGGACCTTATAGTTGACAAGGGCACCACAGATGCCTTGTTGAGGTctaaggaagggagagggaaggCCAACCAGGTGCTGAAGCAATGTTTAAAGGTGTTGCGGAGCTCCGGGTCGCTGCTGCAGTTCTCTGATGAGGACCCTGATGCCAGGCTGCTGTGGCTGGAGACTGAGGCACAGGAGCAGGGTGTGATGGCAGCAGATGTAGGGGTGCAGGAAGTTGGGGAATTAAGAGGAGTGTGTTACTATTGCTACCAAGTGACTCCTCGCCGTGTTGAACAGCAGTAA
- the LOC128383747 gene encoding ependymin-2-like has product MRLLVAFMCLLAGCLAQKPQPCASPALLTGAFTVATQNEKLWIYCTYEYDALGQRIRLRQQGTYQTKPFTNDFLLLFREGAVYQIFDTNRTCIKSALKDKFHPMEIPKNASLLGQAVVGSSSAPGQGLLVNTWTGDMPDKKGKYMTTFTEFGCIPVSNSYQTDEYGWVVSNFFNNVIGIVDPSQLNLPDFCVDKVMKTDGEPLTFLSLFHNLP; this is encoded by the exons ATGAGACTCTTAGTGGCTTTCATGTGCTTACTGGCCGGCTGCCTGGCTCAGAAGCCTCAACCATGCg CAAGTCCTGCTCTTCTGACTGGGGCCTTCACTGTG GCCACACAGAATGAGAAGCTGTGGATATACTGCACGTACGAGTATGATGCACTGGGACAACGAATACGGCTCAGGCAACAGGGAACTTACCAGACTAAGCCATTCACCAATGATTTTCTTCTGCTCTTTAGAGAG GGTGCCGTGTATCAAATTTTCGACACTAACCGCACATGCATCAAAAGTGCTTTGAAGGACAAATTCCATCCCATGGAAATCCCAAAAAATGCGTCTCTGCTGGGCCAGGCTGTTGTGGGCAGCTCATCTGCACCTGGACAAGGACTGCTGGTCAACACCTGGACAGGAGATATGCCTGACAAAAAAG GAAAGTACATGACCACCTTCACTGAATTTGGATGCATTCCCGTCAGTAATTCATATCAAACTGATGAATATGGATGGGTGgtgagtaa CTTCTTTAACAACGTCATTGGGATTGTGGATCCTAGTCAGCTCAACCTTCCAGACTTCTGCGTGGACAAAGTGATGAAGACTGATGGGGAGCCACTAACCTTCCTCAGTTTGTTCCATAACTTGCCTTGA
- the LOC128383746 gene encoding ependymin-2-like, whose translation MKVLVLFVCLSVGCLAQRPRQCMSPPLLTGSLSVSTQSEKLTAYAKYSYDALGKRIRLQELGSYENHTFYIDALLLYNQGVMYKINYKNHTCCKKPLSVDFHPLAIPRDASLLGQVILGASSGPGQGVLVNTWAGEVQMKKKGTAKYMSTVTEFGCVPVSTLLHTNKSGWVVTSFFNNVIGLVDPQQLIPPPFCKGAQLEEADGEDPVTFFSLF comes from the exons ATGAAAGTCCTCGTCCTGTTTGTGTGCCTGTCAGTGGGCTGCCTTGCTCAGAGACCACGACAATGCA TGTCCCCACCACTGCTGACTGGAAGCCTCTCTGTG TCGACCCAAAGTGAGAAGCTGACGGCCTATGCCAAGTACAGCTATGATGCACTGGGAAAGCGCATCCGCCTCCAAGAGTTAGGATCTTATGAAAATCACACCTTCTACATTGATGCACTGCTACTCTACAATCAG GGTGTCATGTACAAGATCAACTACAAGAACCACACATGTTGCAAGAAGCCACTGAGTGTAGACTTCCATCCGCTGGCGATACCGCGGGATGCTTCCCTGCTTGGCCAGGTTATATTGGGTGCCTCATCTGGCCCAGGGCAAGGTGTCCTGGTCAACACCTGGGCAGGAGAGGTccagatgaagaagaaaggaacag CCAAATACATGAGCACTGTCACTGAGTTTGGATGTGTTCCTGTCAGCACTCTGCTTCACACCAACAAAAGTGGATGGGTCGTGACCAG CTTCTTCAACAACGTAATCGGACTTGTGGACCCACAACAGCTCATCCCTCCGCCTTTCTGTAAGGGCGCCCAACTGGAGGAAGCGGATGGAGAGGATCCTGTGACCTTTTTCAGCTTGTTTTAG